The nucleotide window GTTTTTAAAAATTAGAATgtcacaaaatttttaaagtaaatgtcaagaattaaaatatattttcgtCCATTTATGTGCAagtttttcaatttatttttacaatATCAATTGAATTTAttctataaaataataaatatatttattattttaatataattatattatcaaCTAATGACACAAACTTAAAACTATAAATATTTGCATGAAAATAAATTATAGtcattcattattattttaatttctcaAATTAATGGATGACAAAAGAATAATTCTCTTTAATATCTGATTttgtaatttataatatttagttGGATGGATATAAAGATTGAAACTCAGCTCGAGTTCGATTACATTTGAGACTCAATTCATATGCAATTAAGTTAAACATAACCTCAATCTCATTTATCAGTAAACATAagtttaattcaaataaaaaaaaaaaaaaaaattgataccaAGGAAATTGTTTGAATCAAAACAAACACGAAAGGGGGAATCTGAATCCAATTTTAATACAAAAGAACCTTCAGGCGTATTTTGAACTCTTAACTTCTACGGCATTTCTAAAATGAGCTATGCTATAGATAGCCGTTCTCTTTGCAGCATTGGATAGCTTCGTCAAACATCTCATCTAGCCCATACTTAAATTCAAAACCAGAGTCCaacagtttctttgaagacactccTGGGGTTTTATAACCTTCAATATCCTTCAAagatctaaaaaataaaaaataaaaaataaaaaataaaaaaataaaaattagcatTCTTACTCCCCTTAtttggaaattaaaattttataagaatcaattcaattaacattttttttttgtcaattttcatgtttgaaatgaaagaattcaatttcttttttaactttaagaaaaaagaaataaaatataagttTGATCCAGTGagaattgagaattgaattgaattcttttTTAGCAGACTATAATAATTTTTCACTTATGGGGGGAGAAAAATATTACTCACTCCACTGTTGGTATTGGGAACTCTGGATACTTGGCAGAAAGAAATTTCGACATATCTTCAATGGTTATGGTGTGTGAAGAACAAATGTACCTCCCTTTTGCTTCAGGATATTCATATAGAAATATGTGTGCTCTAGCCACATCATCTGTGTGCACCATTGATACATTGAGAAGAAGACCATATTGCTGCCTCTCACCTAAATGAATGATGTTAGTTTATCAACAAAGAATTTTTAGCAATAGGGTGTTCTTAATATTATGGAACTTACCCAGAATCATAGCCATTGATATGTGCACTGAGCTAGGGAACTTAGGACAAATAAAGGGACCAACAATAAGAGAAGGAATTATTGTCACAAGGTCCAATCCATGCTCTTCTGCAAATTCAAGAGCTATCTTCTCTGTAAATGTCTTGGAAATCATGTAGGGACCAAAAGTAAAGTAGTTAATGGACTTCATGTAATCTACATCACTCCAAAAGCTCTCATCCACTGTGTCCACAATCTTGTCCTTCTCACTAAACCAAACTGCTGATACACTGGAAGTGTACACAACTCTCCTTACTGTCTTGGAGTTCAA belongs to Hevea brasiliensis isolate MT/VB/25A 57/8 chromosome 4, ASM3005281v1, whole genome shotgun sequence and includes:
- the LOC110673018 gene encoding vestitone reductase-like; protein product: MEADKGKVCVTGGTGFVASWLIMRLLRHGYFVHTTIRPDPEHEREVSFLTSLPGASEKLQIFQADLRFPESFEAAIKGCTGVFHVATPVDFENKEPQEVIIKRTIDGTLGILKACLNSKTVRRVVYTSSVSAVWFSEKDKIVDTVDESFWSDVDYMKSINYFTFGPYMISKTFTEKIALEFAEEHGLDLVTIIPSLIVGPFICPKFPSSVHISMAMILGERQQYGLLLNVSMVHTDDVARAHIFLYEYPEAKGRYICSSHTITIEDMSKFLSAKYPEFPIPTVESLKDIEGYKTPGVSSKKLLDSGFEFKYGLDEMFDEAIQCCKENGYL